In Bacillus cytotoxicus NVH 391-98, the following are encoded in one genomic region:
- a CDS encoding GNAT family N-acetyltransferase → MERSGNWIGGLEERWNKRYATEAAEVLVLWAFQTSKVETMRAKILHNNIKSIRVLET, encoded by the coding sequence ATAGAAAGAAGTGGAAATTGGATAGGGGGTCTTGAGGAACGTTGGAACAAGAGATATGCAACGGAAGCAGCTGAAGTGCTGGTTCTCTGGGCATTTCAGACTTCAAAAGTTGAAACAATGCGAGCTAAAATACTTCATAATAACATCAAGTCTATTCGTGTGCTGGAAACATGA
- a CDS encoding amino acid permease yields the protein MNNIADQATSKTQQSTQNQGELRRGLKSRHLTMISLGGTIGTGLFLASGGVIHSAGPGGALVAYVAIGIMVYFLMTSLAELAAYMPVAGSFSTYATKFVDPSLGFALGWNYWYNWAITIAAELAAVTLIMKFWFPNTPSLIWSAICLAIMFLLNYLSVKGFGEAEYWFALIKVATVILFLIVGFMMIFGIMGGEPVGFKNFTVADAPFSGGIMAIIGVFMAAGFSFQGTELLGVAAGETSDPERSIPKAIRSIFWRILLFYIFAILVIGLLIPYTTDSLAASDVTVSPFTLVFEKAGVAFAASVMNAVILTAVLSAGNSGMYASTRMLWDLARQGKAPKFLGKLNKRGVPVNALIATSLVGSAAFLASLFGDGIVYVWLLNASGMSGFIAWIGIAISHYRFRKAYIAQGKDLNDLPYKAKWFPFGPIFAFTLCLIVILGQNYGAFMGESIDWNGVLVSYIGLPLFLIIWLGYKFVKKTKIVPLDKCEL from the coding sequence ATGAATAACATAGCAGATCAAGCTACCTCTAAAACGCAACAATCCACACAAAATCAAGGTGAACTGAGACGAGGTCTGAAATCGCGTCACCTTACAATGATTTCTCTCGGCGGTACAATTGGTACTGGTTTATTTCTTGCCAGCGGTGGTGTTATTCACTCAGCTGGTCCTGGCGGTGCACTTGTCGCATATGTCGCAATTGGAATTATGGTTTATTTTTTAATGACAAGCTTAGCTGAATTAGCAGCATATATGCCTGTCGCTGGGTCTTTTAGCACATACGCAACAAAATTCGTTGATCCATCACTCGGATTTGCACTTGGCTGGAATTATTGGTATAACTGGGCAATCACAATTGCAGCAGAGCTTGCTGCTGTGACATTAATTATGAAATTTTGGTTTCCAAATACTCCTTCTCTTATTTGGAGTGCCATTTGTTTAGCTATTATGTTTCTTTTAAACTATTTATCTGTTAAAGGATTTGGCGAAGCGGAATATTGGTTTGCACTCATTAAAGTAGCAACTGTTATTCTCTTTTTAATTGTTGGATTTATGATGATTTTCGGCATTATGGGCGGAGAGCCAGTCGGTTTTAAAAATTTCACAGTTGCAGATGCACCATTTAGCGGCGGCATTATGGCTATTATCGGTGTCTTTATGGCAGCTGGATTCTCATTCCAAGGAACTGAATTATTAGGTGTAGCCGCAGGCGAAACTTCTGATCCAGAGCGCAGCATTCCAAAAGCAATTCGTTCTATCTTTTGGCGCATTTTACTATTTTATATTTTTGCTATTCTTGTAATCGGATTATTGATTCCTTATACAACAGATAGTCTTGCTGCAAGCGATGTTACCGTGAGTCCATTTACACTTGTATTTGAAAAAGCTGGTGTCGCTTTCGCTGCTTCTGTTATGAATGCTGTTATTTTAACTGCTGTTCTATCTGCTGGAAACTCTGGAATGTATGCTTCTACTCGTATGCTTTGGGATTTAGCTCGTCAAGGAAAAGCACCGAAGTTTTTAGGAAAACTAAATAAACGTGGTGTACCAGTAAATGCTTTAATCGCTACATCATTAGTTGGTAGCGCAGCATTCTTAGCTTCATTATTCGGAGATGGTATTGTATACGTTTGGTTATTAAACGCATCTGGAATGTCCGGCTTTATTGCTTGGATCGGAATCGCTATTAGTCACTACCGCTTCCGTAAAGCATATATTGCCCAAGGAAAAGACTTAAATGATTTACCGTATAAAGCAAAATGGTTCCCATTTGGTCCAATCTTCGCCTTTACACTTTGCCTAATCGTTATTTTGGGACAAAACTATGGCGCATTTATGGGGGAATCTATCGATTGGAACGGTGTACTCGTTTCCTATATTGGACTTCCACTCTTCCTTATCATTTGGCTTGGTTATAAATTTGTAAAGAAAACTAAAATCGTTCCACTTGATAAATGTGAACTATAA
- a CDS encoding undecaprenyl-diphosphatase, producing the protein MSFSQFNIDIFRAINDLGKQYSFLNSAMVFLAEYMVYIFGLIIIAYWFTGVRKSRMMVIQAMVAFVIAEVIGKIAGKFHLNYQPFAVLPNVNKLVDHAVDNSFPSDHTILFFSICFSFWLVRKKTGWLWLILAFCVAISRIWVGVHYPFDVAIGSLIGCVSALFSYWLVPKSSFIKQFLTLYERIEKHVLPSKNKSKEF; encoded by the coding sequence ATGTCTTTTTCTCAATTCAATATTGATATTTTTCGAGCAATTAATGATTTAGGTAAACAATATTCATTCCTAAACTCAGCCATGGTATTTTTGGCAGAATATATGGTATATATTTTTGGTTTAATTATTATAGCTTATTGGTTTACCGGGGTCAGAAAAAGTAGGATGATGGTTATTCAAGCGATGGTTGCTTTTGTGATTGCTGAGGTGATTGGAAAAATAGCAGGGAAATTTCATTTGAATTATCAACCGTTTGCAGTATTGCCTAATGTTAATAAACTTGTCGACCATGCTGTAGATAATTCATTCCCTAGTGACCATACGATTCTCTTTTTTTCGATTTGTTTTTCGTTTTGGCTTGTTCGTAAAAAGACTGGATGGTTATGGCTTATCCTTGCATTTTGTGTAGCGATTTCTCGTATTTGGGTAGGAGTTCATTATCCTTTTGATGTTGCAATAGGGTCTTTAATAGGATGTGTTTCAGCGTTATTTTCGTATTGGTTAGTACCAAAATCTTCTTTTATCAAACAATTTCTTACTCTATATGAAAGAATAGAGAAACATGTTTTGCCATCAAAAAACAAATCAAAGGAATTTTGA
- a CDS encoding NAD-dependent protein deacylase, with the protein MQQYEEVRSILENAKKITVLTGAGASTESGIPDFRSANGLYADAKVEMYLSRGYYNRDPKEFWKHYKEIFQIRTFHQYKPNRGHIFLAKLEEEGKDVTILTQNIDGLHQLGGSKHVIDLHGTLQTAHCPKCKTKYDLQYMIHHEVPRCEMCNFILNPDVVLYGDTLPQYQNALQRLYETDVLLVMGTSLKVQPVASFPQIAKREVGATTILVNEELTGQEHHFDYVFQLKIGDFAKRM; encoded by the coding sequence ATGCAACAATACGAAGAAGTTCGCTCCATTCTAGAAAATGCAAAGAAAATAACGGTATTAACTGGCGCAGGTGCAAGTACAGAAAGTGGAATACCTGATTTTCGCTCAGCAAATGGATTATATGCGGATGCAAAAGTAGAAATGTATTTATCGAGGGGATATTATAATCGCGATCCGAAAGAATTTTGGAAACATTATAAAGAGATTTTTCAAATTCGTACATTTCATCAATATAAGCCGAATCGTGGACATATATTTTTAGCAAAGTTAGAAGAAGAAGGAAAAGATGTGACTATATTAACACAAAATATTGATGGCTTACACCAATTAGGTGGTAGTAAACATGTAATCGATTTACATGGAACATTGCAAACAGCGCATTGTCCGAAATGTAAAACGAAATACGATTTACAATATATGATTCATCATGAAGTACCGCGCTGTGAAATGTGTAATTTTATTTTAAATCCAGATGTTGTTTTATATGGCGATACACTGCCACAATATCAAAATGCACTTCAACGTTTATATGAAACGGATGTATTATTAGTTATGGGAACGTCCTTAAAAGTACAACCAGTTGCATCATTTCCGCAAATTGCAAAGAGAGAAGTAGGAGCAACAACCATTTTAGTAAACGAGGAATTAACGGGGCAAGAACATCATTTCGATTATGTATTTCAGCTTAAGATTGGTGACTTTGCAAAGAGAATGTAA
- the pcp gene encoding pyroglutamyl-peptidase I: MKTVLLTGFDPFGGEKINPAWEVAKALHEKEGNGYKVISKQIPTVFHKSIEQLESYIDEFNPELIICIGQAGGRADITVERVAINVDDARIPDNENYQPIDVPIIEDGPVAYWSTLPIKAIVKKLREEGIPASVSQTAGTFVCNHLFYGLMHRLAIKNKSTRGGFVHIPFLPEQASLHANQPSMSLSTIIAGIQLLIEVALQVEKDIVECGGTTH; the protein is encoded by the coding sequence ATGAAAACGGTATTGTTAACAGGGTTTGACCCTTTTGGAGGAGAAAAAATCAATCCTGCGTGGGAAGTAGCCAAAGCATTACATGAAAAAGAAGGAAATGGATATAAGGTAATTAGCAAACAGATTCCAACAGTATTTCATAAGTCAATCGAACAGCTAGAGTCATATATAGATGAGTTTAATCCAGAACTAATCATTTGCATTGGACAAGCTGGAGGAAGGGCTGATATAACAGTAGAGCGTGTTGCAATTAATGTCGATGATGCAAGGATTCCAGATAATGAGAATTATCAACCAATCGATGTTCCAATTATAGAAGATGGGCCTGTTGCATATTGGTCGACACTTCCTATAAAGGCGATTGTAAAGAAACTTCGGGAGGAAGGAATACCAGCTTCTGTATCACAAACTGCTGGTACTTTTGTTTGTAACCACCTTTTCTATGGACTGATGCATCGATTAGCGATAAAGAATAAAAGTACGCGCGGTGGCTTTGTACATATTCCATTTCTTCCTGAGCAAGCTAGTCTTCATGCTAATCAGCCAAGCATGTCGCTTTCTACGATTATAGCGGGTATCCAATTATTAATTGAAGTTGCATTACAAGTGGAAAAAGATATTGTAGAGTGTGGGGGAACTACACATTAA
- a CDS encoding DUF979 domain-containing protein, whose product MSLITLDTIYYLLGFIVAFIAIRVAFDKQHPNRIGSSLFWALFSITFLFGKIIAPFYIGCMVLVMVILASINKVTKSNEKEAPTEERVKQAEKLKNKIFLPAILIPIFTIVGTLTLGKMKFGNVSLVDPEKVTLIALALGALLAFAMAMGITKAKMTAPVQEGSRLLQAVGWAVILPQMLAALGGIFSKSGVGQVVSDLVGQVLPTEYPFIAVMAYCLGMMLFTVVMGNAFAAFAVITGGIGLPLIVQMHGGNPAIMAALGMFAGYCGTLLTPMAANFNIVPAMLLELKDKNAVIKAQAPIAITIFVINMLIMYGLVYHF is encoded by the coding sequence GTGAGCCTTATTACGCTAGATACAATTTATTATTTGTTAGGATTTATTGTAGCTTTTATAGCTATTCGCGTGGCATTTGATAAACAGCATCCAAATCGGATTGGCTCTAGTTTATTTTGGGCATTATTTTCTATTACATTTCTATTTGGAAAAATAATCGCTCCTTTTTACATTGGTTGTATGGTGTTAGTGATGGTTATTTTAGCATCTATCAATAAAGTAACGAAATCAAATGAGAAAGAAGCTCCTACTGAAGAACGTGTAAAACAGGCAGAAAAACTTAAAAATAAAATCTTTCTACCAGCAATTTTAATCCCGATTTTTACAATCGTTGGTACATTGACATTAGGTAAAATGAAATTTGGAAATGTGTCTTTAGTAGACCCTGAAAAAGTAACATTAATTGCATTAGCATTAGGAGCATTGCTTGCTTTCGCTATGGCAATGGGAATTACAAAGGCGAAAATGACGGCGCCTGTACAAGAAGGAAGTAGACTATTACAAGCTGTCGGCTGGGCTGTGATTTTGCCACAAATGTTAGCGGCGCTTGGTGGGATTTTTTCAAAGTCAGGTGTTGGACAAGTTGTTTCTGATTTAGTTGGTCAAGTGTTGCCGACAGAATATCCATTTATTGCTGTGATGGCGTATTGTTTAGGGATGATGTTATTTACAGTTGTAATGGGAAATGCCTTTGCTGCTTTTGCTGTAATTACAGGTGGAATAGGGCTGCCTTTAATCGTTCAAATGCATGGCGGTAATCCGGCTATTATGGCAGCACTTGGTATGTTTGCAGGATATTGTGGAACATTGTTAACGCCAATGGCAGCCAACTTTAATATTGTCCCAGCAATGTTATTAGAGTTAAAAGATAAAAATGCAGTCATTAAGGCACAAGCACCGATTGCTATTACTATTTTTGTAATCAATATGTTAATTATGTACGGACTTGTATATCACTTTTAA
- the pxpA gene encoding 5-oxoprolinase subunit PxpA encodes MISIDLNCDLGEGFGAYQIGNDDAILPFVSSVNIACGFHAGDPSIMRQTVEKALQHDVEIGAHPGFPDLIGFGRRIIGVSPDEVYNYVVYQIGALDGFVRAAGGKMHHVKPHGALYNMAATNLEIAEAIARAIHDINPKLYLYGLANSAFIQAVKKYELRLVQEAFADRTYQPDGTLTSRTEKYALIKNEETAIHQVLQMVQEGKIKAMDGTVITMHPQTICLHGDGEKAVQFAERIYRTFRLNGIFVCAPK; translated from the coding sequence ATGATTTCTATTGATTTAAATTGTGATTTAGGAGAAGGATTTGGAGCATATCAAATTGGAAATGATGATGCCATTCTTCCGTTTGTTTCATCTGTAAATATCGCATGTGGTTTTCATGCAGGTGATCCATCTATTATGCGACAAACAGTTGAAAAAGCATTGCAACATGATGTGGAGATAGGTGCTCACCCTGGTTTTCCGGATTTAATTGGATTCGGTAGAAGGATAATAGGAGTGTCACCAGATGAAGTATATAACTATGTTGTATATCAAATAGGGGCGTTAGATGGATTTGTAAGAGCGGCGGGAGGAAAGATGCATCATGTAAAACCACATGGCGCGCTCTATAATATGGCTGCTACTAACTTAGAAATTGCAGAAGCAATTGCAAGAGCCATTCATGATATAAATCCAAAGTTATATTTGTATGGCTTAGCCAATAGCGCATTTATACAAGCTGTAAAAAAATACGAATTACGTCTTGTACAAGAAGCTTTTGCCGATCGTACCTATCAACCCGATGGGACATTAACGAGCCGTACCGAGAAGTATGCGCTGATTAAAAATGAAGAGACGGCAATCCATCAAGTGTTACAGATGGTACAAGAAGGTAAGATAAAGGCTATGGATGGAACGGTTATTACGATGCATCCACAAACGATTTGTTTGCATGGTGATGGTGAGAAAGCTGTGCAATTTGCGGAGAGAATATACAGAACATTTAGGCTAAATGGTATTTTTGTTTGTGCACCTAAATAA
- a CDS encoding 5-oxoprolinase subunit C family protein, producing the protein MNVEVLHAGMFTTVQDIGRYHYQQYGVPVGGAMDRMALRIANILVGNKENEAGLEITMMGPKLLIKKTTLLAIGGADIGAVLNGEPIPLWRPIVAKEGSMLCFRRGEFGCRTYVAFAGGIDVACSMGSKSTYVRASIGGIEGRALKEGDQLQIGIPSSVATCMIEKLLDEKRIYTQWGVCRHILPKYSRYPVIRIITDFEWNEFSKESQASFFTKEYKVSPYADRMGYRLKGEHLKRIEDYEVLSSAVTFGTVQVPPGGQPIILMADRQTTGGYPRIGNVISVDLPILAQLKPSDYVTFVQTSMEEAAALYIEQERNVRLLQKFINLQE; encoded by the coding sequence ATGAATGTAGAGGTTTTACATGCTGGAATGTTTACAACTGTTCAAGATATAGGGAGATATCATTATCAACAATATGGTGTTCCTGTTGGCGGTGCCATGGATCGGATGGCATTGCGAATTGCAAATATATTAGTGGGGAATAAAGAGAATGAAGCAGGATTAGAAATTACAATGATGGGTCCAAAACTGCTTATTAAAAAGACAACGTTACTTGCAATTGGGGGAGCGGATATAGGGGCTGTATTAAATGGGGAGCCTATTCCATTATGGCGGCCGATTGTAGCAAAAGAAGGAAGTATGCTTTGCTTTAGGAGGGGGGAATTTGGGTGTAGAACATATGTTGCATTTGCAGGTGGAATCGATGTAGCATGCAGTATGGGAAGCAAAAGTACATATGTGCGTGCTTCTATAGGAGGAATCGAAGGAAGAGCGCTAAAGGAAGGGGATCAGTTACAAATTGGAATCCCTTCCTCTGTTGCAACTTGTATGATAGAGAAATTGTTAGATGAAAAAAGAATATATACGCAATGGGGAGTATGTAGACATATACTACCAAAATATAGTCGTTATCCAGTCATTCGCATTATAACTGATTTTGAATGGAATGAATTTAGTAAAGAAAGCCAGGCCTCCTTTTTTACAAAGGAATATAAGGTATCTCCTTATGCTGATCGCATGGGGTATCGTTTGAAAGGTGAGCATTTAAAGAGAATAGAAGATTATGAGGTTTTATCGAGCGCTGTAACATTTGGAACGGTTCAAGTGCCACCAGGTGGACAACCTATTATTTTAATGGCTGATAGACAAACGACGGGTGGATACCCGCGAATCGGAAATGTTATTTCCGTTGACTTGCCTATTTTAGCACAATTAAAGCCAAGTGATTATGTTACATTTGTCCAAACTTCCATGGAAGAAGCAGCGGCGCTTTACATAGAGCAAGAAAGAAATGTAAGGCTATTACAAAAGTTTATCAATCTACAAGAATAG
- the pxpB gene encoding 5-oxoprolinase subunit PxpB — MKFSALGDQAVVVTFGERIRIEVYKKVQKLFQLLNKKPFIGMIECVPSFTSLAVYYDLYTVWKHNESNAMPYDYICNYIRDLFLSCEKTIRKVEDSIFIPVCYGGQYGPDLEDVAAYHNLQVEDVIRIHSEVTYFVYMLGFTPGFPYLGGLPSELETPRKETPCLQIAPGSVGIGGSQTGIYPLETPGGWHIIGRTPISLFQPHENPPTYVQSGMYLRFIPITEEEYVALEGD, encoded by the coding sequence ATGAAATTTTCAGCATTGGGAGATCAAGCAGTAGTTGTGACATTTGGAGAAAGAATTCGTATAGAAGTATATAAGAAAGTGCAAAAGTTATTTCAATTATTAAACAAAAAGCCATTTATAGGAATGATTGAGTGTGTACCATCTTTTACATCTTTAGCGGTTTATTATGATTTGTATACAGTTTGGAAACATAATGAAAGCAATGCAATGCCATATGACTACATATGTAATTATATCCGTGATTTGTTCTTAAGTTGTGAGAAGACGATAAGAAAAGTAGAGGATTCTATTTTCATACCTGTTTGTTACGGTGGACAATATGGTCCGGATTTAGAAGATGTTGCCGCATATCATAATTTGCAGGTAGAGGATGTAATCCGCATCCATAGCGAGGTAACTTATTTTGTTTATATGCTAGGCTTTACGCCGGGGTTCCCATATTTGGGCGGGTTACCGAGCGAGCTAGAAACACCAAGAAAAGAAACACCATGTTTACAAATCGCACCAGGTTCGGTCGGAATCGGCGGAAGTCAAACAGGCATCTATCCATTAGAAACACCAGGAGGTTGGCATATTATTGGCCGAACACCTATTTCTTTATTTCAGCCACATGAAAATCCGCCTACATATGTACAAAGTGGAATGTATTTACGATTTATCCCAATAACAGAAGAAGAGTATGTAGCTTTAGAGGGAGATTAG
- a CDS encoding IclR family transcriptional regulator: MSINKTAIKTMDILALFYEHEELTLTEMVQLAGMPKTTVHRLIGSLEEMEFLQKTVRGSYRLGFIFLRFGQLVSKRLSVRNIAKPHMKRLRNRLGQAVNLIIQDGNEAIYIEKIDGDKPVRVYTEIGKRAPLYAGACPRILLSYFSEEEQKKYIEETNLERFADGTIVHKERLLEVLRAAKNKGYTISYSELENHTAAIAAPILAADGEVVAGISISGLAIEYNETTIPKFITEIQETAQNISKELGWREEKEGA; the protein is encoded by the coding sequence ATGAGTATAAACAAAACAGCGATAAAAACCATGGATATTTTAGCATTATTTTATGAACATGAAGAGTTAACATTAACGGAGATGGTTCAGCTTGCAGGAATGCCAAAGACAACGGTGCATCGTTTAATTGGATCGCTTGAAGAAATGGAATTTTTACAGAAAACAGTGAGAGGAAGCTATCGGCTCGGTTTTATATTTTTACGTTTTGGACAACTTGTGTCAAAGCGATTATCTGTACGAAATATTGCCAAACCGCATATGAAACGACTAAGGAATCGTCTTGGACAAGCTGTTAATTTAATTATTCAAGATGGCAATGAAGCGATTTATATTGAAAAGATAGATGGAGATAAGCCTGTTCGAGTCTATACAGAAATCGGGAAACGAGCACCTTTATATGCTGGAGCATGTCCACGCATTTTATTGTCTTATTTTTCAGAAGAAGAGCAAAAGAAATATATAGAGGAAACGAATTTAGAACGATTTGCAGATGGAACAATCGTTCATAAAGAGCGATTGTTAGAAGTGCTGCGTGCTGCAAAGAATAAGGGGTATACAATAAGCTATTCTGAATTGGAAAATCATACTGCGGCTATTGCAGCACCAATATTGGCAGCTGATGGGGAAGTAGTGGCAGGAATTAGTATCTCAGGATTAGCAATCGAGTATAACGAAACAACGATTCCGAAGTTTATTACAGAAATACAAGAAACCGCACAAAATATTTCAAAAGAACTTGGCTGGAGGGAAGAGAAAGAAGGGGCATGA
- the lepB gene encoding signal peptidase I: protein MEKDKKKDTKKELISWIKTIAITLGLVFIIREVLFIPSLVQGESMMPTLENNERVLVNKIGYNIKGLERFDIVIFHGKEGYDLVKRVIGLPGDTIEYKNDVLYVNGKPVDEPYLAKYKKKANGILTPDFTLEQITGKTKVPKGQVFVLGDNRKVSKDGRMFGFISEDEIVGKGEAVFWPVQHIRAL, encoded by the coding sequence ATGGAAAAAGATAAGAAGAAAGATACAAAAAAAGAATTGATTTCATGGATTAAAACAATAGCAATTACATTAGGACTTGTTTTTATTATTCGAGAAGTTTTATTTATTCCTTCACTTGTACAAGGTGAATCGATGATGCCAACTTTAGAAAATAATGAACGTGTTCTAGTGAATAAAATTGGATACAATATAAAAGGATTAGAGCGTTTTGATATTGTTATTTTCCATGGAAAAGAAGGTTATGATTTAGTGAAACGAGTAATTGGCTTACCTGGTGATACAATTGAATATAAAAATGATGTTTTATATGTAAATGGAAAACCAGTTGATGAACCATATTTGGCAAAGTATAAAAAGAAAGCAAATGGAATATTAACACCTGACTTTACATTAGAACAAATTACAGGAAAAACGAAAGTGCCGAAAGGACAAGTTTTTGTATTAGGGGATAACCGTAAAGTTTCAAAAGATGGTCGTATGTTTGGATTTATTTCGGAGGATGAAATTGTCGGAAAAGGCGAAGCGGTCTTTTGGCCAGTGCAACATATAAGAGCATTATAA
- a CDS encoding copper homeostasis protein CutC: MLEVIATCLEDVKRIEKAGGNRIELIAAYTEGGLTPSYALIKAAVEAVNIPIHVMIRPHAKSFIYTQEEIELMKEDIQIAQSLGVAGVVLGVLTEENKIDEEKLADLLSVVDGVNVTFHRAIDEVEDLVGAVEILRKFDKVTHILTSGGTGYIVENIPVLAEMKKASEEEIELIIGSGVTRENIEKLLHDTGIKQVHVGTAAREGKSCFAEIDQNAIRSLLNVIV; the protein is encoded by the coding sequence ATGCTGGAAGTCATTGCAACTTGTCTAGAAGATGTGAAACGAATTGAAAAAGCTGGCGGAAATCGAATAGAACTGATTGCAGCATATACGGAAGGTGGATTGACGCCTAGTTATGCATTGATAAAAGCGGCGGTGGAGGCAGTAAATATACCTATTCACGTTATGATTCGTCCTCATGCAAAATCATTTATATATACACAAGAAGAAATTGAATTAATGAAAGAAGATATTCAAATTGCACAAAGCCTTGGGGTAGCAGGGGTTGTACTCGGTGTACTAACGGAAGAAAACAAGATTGACGAAGAGAAACTAGCGGACTTATTGTCTGTGGTGGATGGAGTAAATGTAACGTTTCACCGTGCTATCGATGAGGTAGAGGATCTAGTAGGAGCGGTAGAAATATTGCGAAAGTTCGATAAAGTTACGCATATTTTAACTTCTGGTGGTACTGGATATATTGTAGAAAATATTCCTGTTCTTGCTGAAATGAAAAAAGCAAGTGAGGAAGAGATCGAGCTAATTATTGGTAGCGGTGTGACGCGAGAAAATATCGAGAAATTGCTACATGATACAGGAATTAAGCAAGTGCACGTAGGTACTGCTGCTCGCGAAGGAAAATCTTGTTTTGCTGAAATTGATCAAAATGCAATTCGAAGTCTATTAAATGTAATAGTATAA
- a CDS encoding acyl-CoA dehydrogenase family protein, whose product MTISFVETEEQSLWIEKIQKFLPKFQERECELRELGSFPFENINELKDIGYTTLTLPKDCGGQEISLYDFVLYQEKIAEGDGATALSIGWHLGIVKELTENQSWKPDMFAWFCEEVKKGALFNRAATERKTGSPTRGGRPETLAVKKGEKWIINGRKTFTTMAPMLDYFIISASIEGREEIGEFVVPRAQKGVSIEETWDSVAMRGTASHDLVLRNVEISDKYFTDIKGSQSKPKGVGWLLHIPACYLGIAQAARNYALRFAESYQPNSLKHPISSLPNIRRLVGELELELMQARMFLYQIAKKYDEVDDKQSLQAELAAAKYIATNAAISVVDKAMRIVGAKSLSEKNPLHRYYLNVRAGLHNPPMDDVTISLMANSAFHSIG is encoded by the coding sequence ATGACAATTTCATTTGTAGAAACAGAAGAACAATCTTTATGGATTGAAAAGATACAGAAGTTTCTTCCAAAGTTTCAGGAAAGGGAGTGTGAACTTCGTGAATTAGGCTCTTTTCCGTTTGAGAATATAAACGAGTTAAAAGATATCGGTTATACAACTTTAACGCTTCCGAAAGACTGCGGGGGACAAGAGATTTCGCTCTATGATTTTGTTTTATATCAAGAGAAAATTGCAGAAGGAGATGGAGCGACTGCTTTATCAATTGGATGGCATCTTGGTATCGTGAAAGAGCTTACGGAAAATCAATCTTGGAAGCCGGATATGTTCGCATGGTTTTGTGAGGAAGTGAAGAAAGGGGCCCTTTTTAATCGAGCCGCAACAGAACGAAAGACAGGAAGTCCGACACGTGGCGGGCGACCAGAAACGTTAGCGGTGAAAAAGGGTGAAAAGTGGATTATAAACGGAAGAAAGACATTTACAACGATGGCGCCAATGCTTGATTATTTCATTATTTCTGCAAGTATTGAAGGACGAGAGGAGATTGGAGAGTTTGTCGTTCCAAGAGCACAAAAAGGTGTTTCCATTGAAGAAACATGGGATAGTGTTGCGATGCGGGGAACAGCGAGTCATGATCTCGTATTGCGAAATGTAGAAATTTCTGATAAATATTTTACGGATATAAAAGGATCGCAATCAAAACCAAAAGGAGTGGGATGGTTACTTCATATACCGGCATGTTATTTAGGAATTGCACAAGCTGCTCGGAACTATGCGCTCCGGTTTGCTGAATCGTATCAACCGAATAGTTTAAAGCATCCAATCAGCTCACTGCCCAATATTAGAAGATTAGTAGGAGAGTTAGAACTTGAATTGATGCAAGCTCGTATGTTTCTATATCAAATAGCAAAAAAGTATGATGAAGTTGATGATAAGCAGTCCTTACAAGCAGAATTAGCAGCGGCGAAATATATTGCAACGAATGCAGCAATTTCCGTTGTTGATAAAGCGATGCGCATTGTTGGTGCGAAAAGTTTATCAGAAAAAAATCCATTACACCGTTATTATTTAAATGTGAGGGCAGGATTACACAATCCACCAATGGATGATGTGACAATCTCATTGATGGCTAATTCTGCTTTTCACTCAATAGGATAA